Genomic segment of Campylobacter ureolyticus ACS-301-V-Sch3b:
TCTTTATCTCCAAATTTATAAATTCTTTCTTTATCAATGTGAGTTTGCCAAATTTCATAAGCCTCATCATCACTTTCATGAACTGTTACATAAAGCCTATCTTTAGGAAGTTTTAAAACCTCAGTTATAAACTCCCACGCATAAGAAATAGCTTCTTTTTTAAAGTACTCTCCAAAGCTAAAATTTCCAAGCATTTCAAAAAAAGTATGATGTCTTGCGGTGTATCCGACATTATCAAGGTCATTGTGCTTTCCACCAGCTCTTATACAAGTTTGGCAACTTGTTCGAATTGGTGGAGTAGGGCGAGGAACTTTTCCTGTAAAAATATCTTTAAACGGAACCATTCCCGCGTTTGTAAAAAGTAATGAGTCATCATTTGGTACTAACGCGGCACTTGGAACAACCTCATGCCCTTTGCTTTTAAAAAAATCTAAATATGCCTTTCTAACATCCATAAAATTTATCCTAACTTAATATAAAATTTTTAAAGCTCATTTTATCTAAAAATTATTAAATTTAAGCTTTTTGAGTTAAATTTGAAGTTTATTTAGCTAAATTTAAGGTTAGAAAACTAAATATTTATTGAGTTAAGATATAATATATTTTAAACAAAAAACTCAAGGATTTTGATGAAGAAAAAGATTTCGATAATTGGGCTTGGAAAAATCGGTAAAAAACATTTTAGCGAGCTTAGAAGATCTGATTATTTTGAACTTGTTGGAATCTGTGATAAGGATGAAAAGCTTGATAATTTTGCAAGATTTGAGTTTTTTAACGATATTGAAAATATGTTTGTAATTTCAAAGCCGCAAGCTGTAATAATAGCAACACCATCAAAAACACATAAAGAAATCATTTTAAAATCTATGAAGTATGTAAAAAATATATTTGTTGAAAGTCCCTGTACTGAGAATTTAGAGCAAGTTAGAGAGATGCGCTATGCAGCAAATACAAGCCAAACAAAAATAGCTGTTGGATTTAATGAAAGATTTAATCCTACTGTAATATCTCTTTTAAGGGAATTTAAAAAAGAAAATGAAGAAATATATTCTATTAGTATTATTAGATCTTGTGATTGTGGTGAAGATATAGATATAATAAACGATTTGCTTTTAAAAGATTTGGACTTAATAAGGTTTATTTTAAAAACTGAAATTAGTAATATTGATGTTAAAAAATCATCTTTTGAAAATAAAGAAGTTGTTTCATCAAATTTAAAAACTAAAAATGGAATTTTAGTTAATATAATTTCTGGATCTTTATATCCTATAGATAGAGTTTTTATGGAAATTTCAGCTAAAAGTGGTGTTTATCTTGCTGATTTAGTAAATTTTACACTTCATAAAATTACAATGAATGGAAGAGTAAATTTAAGAGTTGAAAATGAGGATTTTTCCATAAGAAATGAACATAAGTGTTTTTTAGATGTTTGCGAAAATAAAGAGTTTGGAAATTTAGCAAGTATGGAAGATGTGATAAAAATAAGGGAGATTTTAAGATGAAAAAAGTAGTTTTACTTCTAAATATGGGAGGACCAAATAATCTTGATGAGGTTAGTGTTTTTTTAAAAAATATGTTTAATGATAAATATATTTTAAATATTAAAAATGAAAAACTAAGAGATAAAATTTCATCACTAATAGCGTTTTTAAGAAAAAAACCAGCAACTAAAAACTATGAATTAATTGGCGGAAAATCACCACTAGTTGATACTACAACTTCTTTGGTTGAAAAACTATCTAAAACAAAAGATTATGAGTTTGATTTTATTATGCGTTATACTCCGCCATTTGCAAAAGATGTGCTTGGAAAGTATAAAGGATATGATGAGATTGTGTTATTTCCTCTTTATCCACATCATTCTACTACAACTGTTGTTTCTAGTTTAGAGGATGCAAAAGATTGGATTAATAAGCTTAATATAAATGCAAATATAAAAATAATTGATGTATTTTTTAATGATTTGGAATATAATAAAATCATAATTGAGTCAATAAAAAATGAAATTTATGGCATAAATGAAAATGAAGTTTCTGATATAACTTTGATTTTTTCAGCTCATTCTTTGCCAGAAAGCATTATAAAAAATGGTGATTTATATGAAAGAAATGTCAAAGCTCATATTGATATTTTGTCAAATTTGATTAAAAAAGAGGGCATTAACTTTAAAGATATAAAGCTGGCTTATCAATCTCGCCTTGGACCAGTAAAGTGGCTTGAGCCAAATTTGAGTTTTATTTTGCCACTTTGTGTTTCAAAAAAAGCTTTGATTTATCCACTTTCATTTTGTATTGATAACTCAGAAACTATTTGTGAGCTTGATATAGAGTATAGAAAAATAGCAAATAAAAATGGCTTTAAATACTACAGAGTTTGTAAATGTCCAAACGATAGTGATGAATTTGTAAATTTCATAGCAAATAAAGTGCAAAATTTATAAGGTAAATTTCTAAATTTGCCTTAGTCTTTAATGCTATTTAAAATTTCGTGATCAATTTCTTCAAAATTTTCATCTTTAAAAGGCTTTAAATAATTATCTTTTATAAGCAGATCAATTATTTCTTTAAAAACAGGAAGTGCATTTTGTGCTGCGTAGTAACTTCCTTTTTTAGGCTCTCTTACTAAAACACCTATTGTATAACTTACATTACTATCATTTGCAAAACCAAAAAATGAGCTGTTATAAAGCCTTGTGTATTCGCCTTTTTGGGCTATTCTTGCAGTTCCTGTTTTGCCACCAATAACAAGTCCTTTTGTTATTGCCTTTCTTCCAGTGCCTTTATTTACAGTTTCTATTAATATATGTTTTATAGCATCAGCTGTTTTTTTAGAAATTATCTCTTTTTTAAAAGGTTCATTTAAATTATAAATTTTTCCATCTTTTTGCAGGTATTTTACAACTCTTGGAGTTATCATAACGCCATCATTATTATAAATAGCAAAAGCATTTAGAATTTGCATAAAAGTTGCTTGTAAACCATATCCATAACTAATAGTTGCTTTAATTGAATTGTTTTGTAGCATATTTAAAGTTGGTATATTTCCAGCTTGCTCATAAGGCATATCAATACCTGTTTTATTAGATAAATTATATTTTAAAAGCCCTTCGAAAAGCTTTATATTATCTAGTTTTGAAGTGATTTCTATCATTCCTATATTTGATGATTTTACAACTACATCTGTTGCGCTTAGACTTTTTTGTGGGTTTGTGTCTTTTATAATTCTCGAGCCAAGCTTGTATGAGCCATTATGTGTGTTTATAATATCATTTAAGCCAACTTTATTATTTTCATATACAATTGAAAAAATTATTGGCTTTATTACTGAACCTGGCTCATAAGGATATTCAGTAGCAGTTAAGTTTAAAGCATCATAATCTTTTCTTGTTATATTTGATGGATTATAACGCATAGATGTTGCAAGAGTTAAAATTTCTCCAGTTTTTGAGTTCATAATAGCTGCTACAATTTCAGTTGCATCGTATTTTAAAGCATTTTTGCTTAGTAAAAGTTCAATTTCTTTTTGAAGCTTTAAAGGGATATTTAAAACAGCATCATAGCCATCTTCTCTAATTGATTTTATGGAGTTTTTTTCAATTATTATATTGTTTCCTATATCTCTTGGGCCTTTTAAAATTTGATCTTTTGTGGCAAAAAGATAGTAATCATAAAATTTTTCAACACCCTTTACACCTCTTGCTCTTGTTATATCATCGACTTCAACTTTTTTTATATATCCTAAAAACGGACTCATGCTATCATCTGCTAGATAGCGCCTGTTTTCTCCACTTTCTATTATGCTCATTCCAATTGGTGGGTGAAGTTTTTCATCTTTTGTCATAAAAGAGATAAAAACTTTTTTTTGGTTTAATGTATGAGCAAGTTCTTTTAGATGAGTTGCTATTTTTGGATTGATTTTGTAAGATAAAACTACTCTTCCTTTAGTGTTTTGAATCAATTTTTTAACTCTTTTTGGGTCATCATCTGTATAAATAGTATAAAGCTTTACAAAAAGATCAAGCTTGTCTTTATTTATACTTCTTGTATCAATTTCAACTTTATAAAGCTTTTGTGATCTTGCTACTTTATAGCCATCAAGTGAGATTATACTTCCTCTTACTGCACTAGTTTTATCGCTACTTTGAAGTTTTGGTAAATTTCTTTGTGAGCTTGACCAATAAAATACAATTGTTAAAAAAATTAAAAGTATTGCAGGAGTAAGTAAAAATTTAATTATCCAGCTACTTAATTTATTGTCTTTTTTTCTTTGCATCAAATTTCCCTAGATTAAAACTATAATTATATAAATTTAAACTTAGTTTTTAGTTATAAAAAGGTTTAAATTTTTTAAAATCCAAATTAGTGTTTTCATCTATAAGTTTATAGTAAATTGTTAAAAACTCTTTTTGAGAAATTTCTTTTGCGCCCATAAATTTAAGATGAGGATTTATAACTTGAGCATCAATTAAAAAACCATATTTTTCAAGATTTTTACCTAAATTTATCAAAGCCACTTTTGAGGCTTCTTTTTT
This window contains:
- a CDS encoding Gfo/Idh/MocA family protein translates to MKKKISIIGLGKIGKKHFSELRRSDYFELVGICDKDEKLDNFARFEFFNDIENMFVISKPQAVIIATPSKTHKEIILKSMKYVKNIFVESPCTENLEQVREMRYAANTSQTKIAVGFNERFNPTVISLLREFKKENEEIYSISIIRSCDCGEDIDIINDLLLKDLDLIRFILKTEISNIDVKKSSFENKEVVSSNLKTKNGILVNIISGSLYPIDRVFMEISAKSGVYLADLVNFTLHKITMNGRVNLRVENEDFSIRNEHKCFLDVCENKEFGNLASMEDVIKIREILR
- the hemH gene encoding ferrochelatase: MKKVVLLLNMGGPNNLDEVSVFLKNMFNDKYILNIKNEKLRDKISSLIAFLRKKPATKNYELIGGKSPLVDTTTSLVEKLSKTKDYEFDFIMRYTPPFAKDVLGKYKGYDEIVLFPLYPHHSTTTVVSSLEDAKDWINKLNINANIKIIDVFFNDLEYNKIIIESIKNEIYGINENEVSDITLIFSAHSLPESIIKNGDLYERNVKAHIDILSNLIKKEGINFKDIKLAYQSRLGPVKWLEPNLSFILPLCVSKKALIYPLSFCIDNSETICELDIEYRKIANKNGFKYYRVCKCPNDSDEFVNFIANKVQNL
- a CDS encoding peptidoglycan D,D-transpeptidase FtsI family protein yields the protein MQRKKDNKLSSWIIKFLLTPAILLIFLTIVFYWSSSQRNLPKLQSSDKTSAVRGSIISLDGYKVARSQKLYKVEIDTRSINKDKLDLFVKLYTIYTDDDPKRVKKLIQNTKGRVVLSYKINPKIATHLKELAHTLNQKKVFISFMTKDEKLHPPIGMSIIESGENRRYLADDSMSPFLGYIKKVEVDDITRARGVKGVEKFYDYYLFATKDQILKGPRDIGNNIIIEKNSIKSIREDGYDAVLNIPLKLQKEIELLLSKNALKYDATEIVAAIMNSKTGEILTLATSMRYNPSNITRKDYDALNLTATEYPYEPGSVIKPIIFSIVYENNKVGLNDIINTHNGSYKLGSRIIKDTNPQKSLSATDVVVKSSNIGMIEITSKLDNIKLFEGLLKYNLSNKTGIDMPYEQAGNIPTLNMLQNNSIKATISYGYGLQATFMQILNAFAIYNNDGVMITPRVVKYLQKDGKIYNLNEPFKKEIISKKTADAIKHILIETVNKGTGRKAITKGLVIGGKTGTARIAQKGEYTRLYNSSFFGFANDSNVSYTIGVLVREPKKGSYYAAQNALPVFKEIIDLLIKDNYLKPFKDENFEEIDHEILNSIKD